Proteins encoded in a region of the Cupriavidus pauculus genome:
- a CDS encoding ABC transporter permease — protein sequence MPSIIESPHPAPHPAALASPAAATVRRHPWQLPLEPVSPRARWLLGLSFFVLFFAVWAAVTFGGLVPKTFLADPLTMAREGVMLFTQYGFLGDIGMTVWRVIGGFVLAAAFAVPLGIAMGAYKAAEAFFEPFVSFCRYLPASAFIPLLILWAGIGETQKLLVIFIGSFFQIVLMVAVTVGGARRDLVEAAYTLGATPRGIVRRVLIPGAAPEIAEILRLVLGWAWTYVIVAELIGSSSGIGHMITDSQALLNTGQIIFGIIVIGCIGLVSDLVFKLANRRLFPWSAIR from the coding sequence ATGCCTTCGATCATCGAGTCTCCGCACCCCGCGCCCCACCCGGCCGCGCTCGCCTCGCCCGCGGCGGCGACCGTGCGCCGGCACCCGTGGCAACTGCCGCTCGAACCCGTGTCGCCGCGCGCGCGCTGGCTGCTCGGGCTGTCGTTCTTCGTGTTGTTCTTCGCGGTGTGGGCCGCGGTGACGTTCGGCGGCCTCGTGCCGAAGACGTTCCTCGCCGATCCGCTGACGATGGCGCGCGAGGGCGTGATGCTGTTCACGCAGTACGGCTTCCTCGGCGATATCGGCATGACGGTATGGCGCGTGATCGGCGGCTTTGTCCTGGCCGCCGCGTTCGCGGTACCGCTCGGTATCGCGATGGGCGCCTACAAGGCGGCCGAGGCCTTCTTCGAGCCGTTTGTCTCGTTCTGCCGCTATCTGCCCGCGTCCGCGTTTATTCCGCTGCTGATCCTGTGGGCCGGTATCGGCGAGACGCAGAAGCTGCTCGTGATCTTTATCGGCTCGTTCTTCCAGATCGTGCTGATGGTCGCGGTGACCGTCGGCGGCGCGCGCCGCGACCTCGTGGAGGCGGCCTATACGCTGGGCGCGACGCCGCGCGGCATCGTGCGCCGCGTGCTGATTCCGGGCGCCGCGCCCGAGATCGCCGAGATCCTGCGGCTGGTGCTGGGCTGGGCGTGGACCTATGTCATCGTGGCCGAACTGATCGGCTCGTCCTCGGGCATCGGCCATATGATCACCGACAGTCAGGCGCTGCTGAATACCGGGCAGATCATCTTCGGCATCATCGTCATCGGCTGCATCGGGCTGGTATCCGACCTCGTCTTCAAGCTGGCCAACCGCCGGCTGTTTCCATGGAGCGCCATCCGATGA
- a CDS encoding ABC transporter ATP-binding protein — protein sequence MSALSIQQVSRTFTSPNGGETQALQPVDFEVRDNDFVTILGPSGCGKSTLLRIVAGLDRPTGGRVLLDGRPVVGPGADRGMVFQSYTLFPWLTIEQNVRFGLRERGMSEAEQRERSDFFIARVGLRGFERHFPKQLSGGMQQRTAIARALANDPKILLLDEPFGALDNQTRVLMQELLLGIWESARKTVLFVTHDIDEAIFMANRVAVFSARPGRIKSEIAVDFPHPRHYTIKTSSEFSALKARLTEEIRAEIRAGATADAH from the coding sequence ATGAGCGCCTTGTCCATCCAGCAGGTATCGCGCACGTTCACGAGCCCCAACGGCGGCGAAACGCAGGCCCTGCAGCCCGTGGACTTCGAGGTCCGCGACAACGACTTCGTGACGATTCTCGGCCCATCGGGCTGTGGCAAATCGACGTTGCTGCGCATCGTGGCGGGGCTGGACCGGCCGACCGGCGGGCGTGTGCTGCTCGACGGCCGGCCCGTGGTCGGCCCCGGCGCCGACCGCGGCATGGTGTTCCAGTCGTACACGCTGTTTCCGTGGCTGACGATCGAACAGAACGTGCGCTTCGGCCTGCGCGAGCGTGGCATGAGCGAGGCCGAGCAGCGCGAGCGCAGCGACTTCTTTATCGCGCGTGTGGGGCTGCGCGGCTTCGAGCGGCATTTTCCGAAGCAGCTGTCGGGCGGCATGCAGCAACGTACCGCGATTGCGCGCGCGCTCGCGAACGATCCGAAGATCCTGCTGCTCGACGAGCCGTTCGGCGCGCTCGACAACCAGACGCGCGTGCTGATGCAGGAGTTGCTGCTCGGGATCTGGGAGTCCGCGCGCAAGACGGTATTATTCGTCACGCACGATATCGACGAGGCCATCTTCATGGCCAACCGTGTCGCGGTGTTTTCCGCGCGCCCGGGTCGGATCAAGAGCGAGATCGCGGTGGATTTTCCCCATCCGCGCCATTACACGATCAAGACTTCGTCCGAATTTTCGGCCTTGAAGGCAAGGCTGACCGAGGAAATTCGCGCGGAGATACGCGCCGGGGCGACCGCCGACGCGCACTGA
- the hutC gene encoding histidine utilization repressor — MNHAASPASQTGTPNAPAALYQQVKDYIAREIQSGAWRPGDRVPSEQELVTRFSVSRMTVNRALRELAEQGRVVRVAGVGTFVAEHKPQSTLLSVVNLQDEIRMRGHDYACDVILVERVAASIEVAAALDLRTGESVFHSVCVHREDGVPIQLEDRYVNPRVAPDFITQDFRNTQPGEYLLRNVPYDQVEHVVDAISATPEQAAQLEMPATQPCLLLTRRTWTAGTPVTFVRCLHPGNRYRLGSRFRADGNPAFG; from the coding sequence ATGAACCACGCAGCCAGCCCGGCGTCCCAGACCGGCACGCCCAACGCCCCCGCCGCGCTCTACCAGCAGGTGAAGGACTACATCGCCCGCGAGATCCAGAGCGGCGCGTGGCGTCCGGGCGACCGCGTGCCGTCCGAGCAGGAGCTCGTGACGCGGTTCTCGGTCTCGCGCATGACGGTCAACCGCGCGTTACGGGAACTGGCCGAGCAGGGCAGGGTGGTGCGCGTGGCCGGCGTCGGCACGTTCGTCGCGGAACACAAGCCGCAGTCGACGCTGCTCTCCGTGGTCAACCTGCAGGACGAGATCCGCATGCGCGGGCACGACTACGCGTGCGACGTGATCCTCGTGGAGCGCGTGGCGGCCTCGATCGAGGTGGCGGCCGCGCTCGACCTGCGCACGGGCGAGTCCGTGTTCCACTCGGTCTGCGTGCACCGCGAGGACGGCGTTCCCATCCAGCTCGAAGACCGCTACGTCAATCCGCGCGTCGCGCCCGACTTCATTACCCAGGATTTCCGCAACACGCAGCCGGGCGAGTACCTGCTGCGCAATGTGCCCTACGACCAGGTGGAGCATGTGGTCGATGCGATTTCGGCAACACCCGAGCAGGCCGCGCAACTGGAGATGCCGGCGACGCAGCCGTGCCTGCTGCTGACGCGACGCACGTGGACGGCGGGCACGCCCGTGACGTTCGTGCGCTGCCTGCATCCGGGTAACCGGTATCGCCTTGGCAGCCGGTTCCGCGCGGACGGCAATCCCGCGTTCGGCTAG
- the hutH gene encoding histidine ammonia-lyase — translation MTTTSNDASHHGADRRARLVLTPGEVTLADLRRIYRGEVRVAMDDAAWAGVTAAQATVQDIIEADAVVYGINTGFGKLAQSRIPHDKLAELQRNLVLSHSVGTGPDLAADTVRLILAIKAISLARGHSGVRPEIIEALLALANHDVTPCIPAKGSVGASGDLAPLAHMSCTLIGVGDVMVEGRRVPAREGLAHAGLDVFTLGPKEGLALLNGTQVSTALALAGLFAAEDAFAAGIVAGALSLEAIKGSVKPFDARIHAARGQAGQIAVAGAVRAMLDGSEIVDSHKACGRVQDPYSIRCQPQVMGACLDNLTHAARVLRIEANAASDNPLVFAEAGDVVSGGNFHAEPVAFAADIIALAIAEIGAISERRLALLLDTGLSGLPPFLVRDGGLNSGFMIAQVTAAALASENKALSHPSSVDSLPTSANQEDHVSMATYGARRLGEMAANTAVIVGIEAMAAAQGIEFHRPLKSSPLVESELARIRARVAFVESDRYLAPDIEAMKQWVQQGDAGAGWPAAVRELLPTAAPHPA, via the coding sequence ATGACGACAACTTCGAACGACGCTTCCCATCACGGCGCGGATCGCCGCGCGCGGCTCGTGCTGACGCCCGGCGAGGTAACGCTGGCCGACCTGCGCCGCATCTATCGCGGCGAGGTACGTGTGGCGATGGACGACGCGGCGTGGGCCGGCGTGACCGCCGCGCAGGCGACCGTGCAGGACATCATCGAGGCCGACGCGGTCGTGTACGGCATCAATACGGGCTTCGGCAAGCTCGCGCAGTCGCGCATTCCGCACGACAAGCTCGCGGAGCTCCAGCGCAATCTGGTGCTGTCGCACAGCGTGGGCACGGGCCCGGACCTGGCCGCCGATACCGTGCGGCTGATTCTCGCGATCAAGGCGATCAGCCTCGCGCGCGGGCATTCCGGTGTGCGGCCCGAGATCATCGAGGCGCTGCTGGCGCTCGCGAACCACGACGTCACGCCATGCATTCCGGCCAAGGGGTCGGTAGGCGCGTCGGGCGACCTCGCGCCGCTCGCGCATATGTCCTGCACGCTGATCGGCGTCGGCGACGTGATGGTGGAAGGCCGGCGCGTGCCGGCGCGCGAAGGGCTCGCGCACGCGGGCCTCGACGTGTTTACGCTGGGCCCGAAGGAAGGGCTGGCACTGCTCAACGGTACGCAGGTCTCCACGGCACTGGCGCTGGCGGGTTTGTTCGCGGCCGAAGATGCGTTCGCGGCCGGCATCGTCGCCGGCGCGTTGTCGCTCGAAGCCATCAAGGGATCGGTCAAGCCGTTCGACGCGCGCATTCACGCGGCGCGCGGGCAGGCGGGCCAGATCGCCGTGGCCGGTGCCGTGCGCGCAATGCTCGACGGCAGCGAGATCGTCGATTCGCACAAGGCCTGCGGCCGCGTGCAGGATCCGTATTCGATTCGCTGCCAGCCGCAGGTCATGGGCGCATGCCTGGACAACCTGACGCACGCTGCGCGCGTGCTGCGCATCGAGGCCAATGCGGCTTCCGACAATCCGCTCGTGTTCGCCGAGGCCGGCGATGTGGTGTCCGGTGGCAATTTCCACGCGGAGCCCGTCGCGTTCGCGGCCGACATCATCGCGCTGGCGATCGCCGAGATTGGCGCGATTTCCGAGCGCCGGCTCGCGCTGCTGCTCGATACGGGCCTGTCTGGGCTGCCGCCGTTCCTCGTGCGCGATGGCGGCCTGAACTCGGGCTTCATGATCGCGCAGGTCACGGCGGCCGCGCTGGCGTCCGAGAACAAGGCGCTGTCCCATCCATCGAGCGTGGACAGCCTGCCGACGTCGGCGAATCAGGAAGACCACGTGTCGATGGCCACATACGGCGCGCGCCGGCTGGGCGAGATGGCGGCCAATACCGCCGTCATCGTCGGTATCGAAGCGATGGCGGCCGCGCAGGGCATCGAATTCCATCGCCCGCTGAAATCGTCCCCGCTGGTCGAGAGCGAGCTTGCGCGGATTCGCGCGCGCGTCGCGTTCGTCGAATCCGACCGGTATCTCGCGCCCGATATCGAAGCCATGAAGCAATGGGTGCAGCAGGGCGATGCCGGCGCCGGCTGGCCCGCCGCCGTGCGCGAGCTGCTGCCGACCGCCGCCCCGCACCCCGCCTGA
- the hutU gene encoding urocanate hydratase, translating to MNTNEHQFAQQTAAPQRGRREVRAPRGNTLHCKNWLIEAAYRMIQNNLDPEVAERPEDLVVYGGIGKAARNWECFDAILDSLRRLGEDESLLVQSGKPVGIFRTHPDAPRVLIANSNLVPHWANWDKFNELDRAGLMMYGQMTAGSWIYIGTQGIVQGTFETFVEAGNQHYGGDLSGKWILTAGLGGMGGAQPLAGVLAGACVLAIECQESRIDFRLRTRYLDKKATTIDEALAMIAEATKNKEAISVGLLGNAAEIVPELVRRAQAGGMRPDIVTDQTSAHDIVNGYLPEGWTVEQWEDARKRDPKSVEAAARPSIVKHVQAMLAFRQMGVPTLDYGNNIRQVAFDEGVANAFDFPGFVPAYIRPLFCRGKGPFRWVALSGDPEDIYKTDAKMKELFPDDKPLHRWLDMARDRIAFQGLPSRICWVGLDERHRAGLAFNEMVKSGELKAPVVIGRDHLDCGSVASPNRETEAMRDGSDAVSDWPLLNALLNTAGGATWVSLHHGGGVGMGFSQHAGVVIVCDGTDAAAKRIERVLWNDPATGVMRHADAGYESAIECAQEKGLDLPMVKQG from the coding sequence ATGAACACCAACGAACATCAATTTGCCCAGCAGACCGCAGCGCCGCAACGCGGCCGGCGCGAGGTGCGCGCCCCGCGCGGCAATACGCTGCATTGCAAGAACTGGCTGATCGAAGCCGCCTATCGCATGATCCAGAACAACCTCGATCCCGAGGTGGCCGAGCGTCCGGAGGACCTCGTGGTGTATGGCGGCATCGGCAAGGCCGCGCGCAACTGGGAGTGCTTCGACGCGATTCTCGACAGCCTGCGCCGGCTGGGCGAGGATGAATCGCTGCTGGTGCAGTCGGGCAAGCCGGTGGGCATCTTCCGCACGCATCCCGACGCGCCGCGCGTGCTGATCGCGAACTCGAACCTCGTGCCGCACTGGGCCAACTGGGACAAGTTCAACGAGCTCGATCGCGCGGGACTGATGATGTACGGCCAGATGACCGCGGGCTCGTGGATCTACATCGGCACGCAGGGCATCGTGCAGGGCACGTTCGAGACGTTCGTCGAAGCCGGTAACCAGCACTACGGCGGCGATCTCTCCGGCAAGTGGATCCTGACGGCGGGCCTCGGCGGCATGGGCGGCGCGCAGCCGCTCGCGGGCGTGCTGGCCGGCGCGTGCGTGCTGGCGATCGAATGCCAGGAATCGCGCATCGACTTCCGCCTGCGTACGCGCTATCTGGACAAGAAGGCGACCACGATCGACGAAGCGCTCGCCATGATCGCGGAAGCGACGAAGAACAAGGAGGCGATCTCCGTGGGCCTGCTCGGCAATGCGGCCGAGATCGTGCCGGAGCTCGTGCGCCGCGCGCAGGCCGGCGGCATGCGCCCCGATATCGTCACGGACCAGACGTCCGCGCACGATATCGTGAACGGCTACCTGCCGGAGGGCTGGACGGTCGAGCAGTGGGAGGATGCCCGCAAGCGCGATCCGAAGTCGGTGGAGGCCGCCGCGCGTCCGTCCATCGTCAAGCACGTGCAGGCCATGCTCGCGTTCCGGCAGATGGGCGTGCCGACGCTCGACTACGGCAACAATATCCGCCAGGTCGCGTTCGACGAGGGCGTGGCCAACGCGTTCGATTTCCCGGGTTTCGTGCCCGCGTATATCCGCCCGCTGTTCTGCCGCGGCAAGGGGCCGTTCCGCTGGGTGGCGCTTTCCGGCGATCCCGAGGATATCTACAAGACCGACGCCAAGATGAAGGAGCTGTTCCCGGACGACAAGCCGCTGCATCGCTGGCTCGATATGGCGCGCGATCGCATCGCGTTCCAGGGGCTGCCGTCGCGCATCTGCTGGGTCGGTCTCGACGAGCGGCATCGCGCGGGCCTCGCGTTCAACGAAATGGTGAAGTCCGGCGAGCTCAAGGCGCCGGTCGTGATCGGGCGCGATCACCTCGACTGCGGTTCGGTGGCATCGCCGAACCGTGAGACCGAGGCGATGCGCGACGGATCGGACGCGGTGTCGGACTGGCCGCTGCTCAATGCGCTGCTCAACACGGCGGGCGGCGCCACGTGGGTCAGCCTGCATCATGGCGGTGGCGTGGGCATGGGCTTCTCGCAGCATGCGGGCGTGGTCATCGTGTGCGACGGCACCGATGCGGCGGCAAAGCGCATCGAGCGCGTGCTGTGGAACGATCCGGCCACGGGCGTGATGCGCCATGCGGACGCGGGCTACGAGAGCGCGATCGAATGCGCGCAGGAGAAAGGGCTCGACCTGCCGATGGTGAAGCAGGGATGA
- a CDS encoding HutD family protein: MNVRRFSLDGIAPMAWKNGGGITREIAVWPPGATMDAFDWRISVADIVANGPFSAFPGIDRQIALLDGAGVVLDARDGSFGHRLDRVGEPFAFTGDVAVDAALIDGPTRDFNVMTRRGRCRAVVEALRTPVRTPVRTPVRIAGDCATLVCVVAGDWRDAGGDRLAPGDGMLWTAAPMPDTTLTPDGDGALCLRVSLYQAQTGEPI; the protein is encoded by the coding sequence ATGAACGTGCGGCGCTTTTCGCTCGACGGGATCGCGCCGATGGCCTGGAAGAACGGCGGCGGCATCACGCGCGAGATCGCGGTGTGGCCGCCGGGTGCGACGATGGATGCGTTCGACTGGCGCATCAGCGTGGCCGATATCGTGGCCAATGGCCCTTTCTCGGCGTTTCCGGGGATCGATCGGCAGATCGCGCTGCTCGATGGCGCGGGCGTGGTGCTGGACGCGCGCGATGGCTCGTTCGGGCACCGGCTCGATCGTGTCGGCGAACCGTTCGCGTTCACGGGCGACGTCGCGGTGGATGCGGCACTCATCGATGGGCCGACGCGCGACTTCAACGTGATGACGCGGCGTGGACGATGCCGGGCAGTGGTCGAGGCGCTTCGGACCCCGGTGCGGACCCCGGTGCGGACCCCGGTGCGGATCGCGGGCGATTGCGCGACGCTGGTATGCGTCGTGGCCGGAGACTGGCGAGATGCCGGCGGCGACCGGCTCGCGCCCGGTGACGGTATGCTGTGGACTGCCGCGCCGATGCCCGATACGACATTGACGCCCGATGGCGACGGCGCGCTATGCCTGCGCGTCTCGCTATACCAGGCGCAGACCGGAGAGCCAATATGA
- the hutI gene encoding imidazolonepropionase has translation MTQLATAADGIWHHCHLLPDGDPAHAMRDGALVVADGRIVWVGAHAALPAEYAGDAMPRHDAGGAWITPGLVDCHTHLVYGGQRADEFAMRLAGASYEDIARAGGGIVSTVRATREASEQALFEQAAARLQPLLAEGVTAIEIKSGYGLSLEAERRQLRVARRLGEAYGVAVHTTFLGAHALPPEYAGRADDYIALVCETMLPALAEEGLVDAVDAFCESIGFSPAQTTRVFEAAARHGLPVKLHAEQLTNLGGAALAARHRALSADHLEHLDEAGVAAMAAAGTVAVLLPGAYYFLRDTHLPPIALLRAHGVPMAIATDHNPGTSPTTSLLLMLNMAATLFRLTVPEALAGVTVHAARALGAADRHGLLAAGRDADFVLWNVASPAELVYWFGRNPATTVVRRGQVYRGASA, from the coding sequence ATGACCCAGCTTGCAACCGCCGCCGATGGCATCTGGCACCACTGCCATCTGCTGCCCGACGGCGACCCCGCGCATGCGATGCGCGATGGCGCGCTTGTCGTGGCCGATGGGCGCATCGTGTGGGTGGGCGCCCATGCGGCACTGCCTGCCGAGTATGCGGGCGACGCCATGCCGCGCCACGATGCCGGCGGGGCGTGGATCACGCCCGGGCTCGTCGATTGCCATACGCATCTCGTCTACGGAGGCCAGCGCGCCGACGAGTTCGCGATGCGCCTGGCCGGCGCGAGCTACGAAGATATTGCGCGCGCGGGCGGGGGCATCGTATCCACGGTGCGCGCGACGCGCGAGGCGAGCGAACAGGCGTTGTTCGAGCAGGCCGCCGCGCGCCTGCAACCGCTGCTTGCCGAAGGCGTGACGGCGATCGAGATCAAGTCCGGCTATGGCCTGTCGCTCGAGGCCGAGCGCCGGCAGTTGCGCGTGGCGCGGCGGCTGGGCGAGGCGTATGGCGTGGCCGTGCATACGACGTTTCTCGGCGCGCATGCGTTGCCACCCGAGTATGCGGGGCGTGCGGACGACTATATCGCGCTCGTTTGCGAGACGATGCTGCCGGCGCTTGCGGAGGAGGGGCTCGTGGATGCGGTGGATGCGTTCTGCGAATCGATCGGCTTCTCGCCGGCGCAGACCACGCGCGTGTTCGAAGCGGCCGCGCGCCATGGCCTGCCCGTCAAGCTACACGCCGAACAGCTGACCAACCTCGGCGGTGCCGCGCTGGCCGCGCGTCATCGTGCGCTGTCGGCCGATCATCTCGAGCATCTCGATGAAGCCGGTGTGGCGGCGATGGCCGCGGCCGGCACGGTCGCGGTGCTGCTGCCCGGTGCCTACTATTTCCTGCGCGACACGCATCTGCCGCCCATCGCGCTCCTTCGCGCGCATGGCGTGCCGATGGCCATCGCGACCGATCACAACCCGGGCACCTCGCCGACCACCTCGCTGCTGCTGATGCTGAACATGGCCGCGACGCTGTTCCGCCTGACCGTGCCCGAAGCGCTCGCGGGCGTGACCGTGCATGCGGCGCGCGCGCTCGGCGCGGCGGACCGGCATGGCCTGCTGGCGGCCGGCCGCGATGCGGACTTCGTGCTGTGGAACGTCGCCTCGCCGGCCGAGCTCGTCTACTGGTTCGGCCGCAATCCGGCCACGACCGTCGTGCGGCGGGGCCAGGTGTACCGGGGAGCGTCGGCATGA
- a CDS encoding formimidoylglutamate deiminase, translating to MNTLFARQALLPMGWASDVLLDWDTQGRLTAVTPNATPGAGVEHAAGPVVPGMPNLHSHAFQRGFAGLTELRSASDGDDPAGGDSFWSWRTLMYRFALRLSPDTLEAIATQLYVEMLRAGYTSVCEFHYVHHDIDGQPYADAAEMSLRLLRAAQRTGIGMTLLPVLYQTAGFGDKPAQPDQRRFLHRTEAMLALLQRLAPACAAHGARLGLAPHSLRAVPPASLREAVAGLHAMDARAPVHIHIAEQQREVDDCLAQTGTRPVAWLLDHADVDARWCLVHATHMDWDERRRLAESGAVAGICPTTEANLGDGVFEAAPYLAQHGAWGIGSDSHASVSVAEELRTFEYGQRLGLQRRNVLASGAHPQVADRLWLEAVAGGARASGRAVAGLAVGQQADFAVLDGGSVALAGLDGPQALAVHVFASHGHETLAEIRTAGVRRVQHGEHPLQAEAGPLFTAARARLLTD from the coding sequence ATGAACACACTGTTCGCACGGCAGGCGCTGCTGCCCATGGGATGGGCCAGCGATGTGCTGCTGGACTGGGACACGCAGGGCCGGCTGACGGCGGTGACGCCGAACGCGACACCGGGGGCCGGCGTCGAACACGCGGCCGGGCCCGTGGTGCCCGGCATGCCGAACCTTCATTCGCACGCGTTTCAGCGCGGCTTTGCGGGACTGACGGAGTTGCGCAGCGCGTCGGACGGCGACGATCCCGCCGGGGGCGATTCGTTCTGGAGCTGGCGCACGCTGATGTATCGCTTCGCGCTGCGGCTGTCGCCCGACACACTCGAGGCGATTGCCACGCAGCTGTATGTGGAGATGCTGCGCGCGGGCTATACCAGCGTGTGCGAGTTCCACTACGTGCACCACGATATCGATGGGCAGCCGTATGCCGATGCCGCCGAGATGTCGCTGCGCCTGCTGCGCGCGGCGCAACGCACCGGTATCGGCATGACGCTGCTGCCCGTGCTGTACCAGACCGCGGGTTTCGGAGACAAGCCCGCGCAGCCCGACCAGCGCCGCTTTCTCCATCGCACCGAAGCCATGCTCGCGCTGCTGCAGCGACTGGCGCCCGCGTGCGCGGCGCACGGCGCGCGGCTCGGCCTTGCCCCGCATTCGCTGCGCGCGGTGCCGCCCGCGAGCCTGCGCGAGGCGGTGGCAGGGCTCCATGCGATGGATGCGCGGGCGCCCGTGCATATCCATATCGCGGAACAGCAGCGCGAGGTCGATGATTGCCTCGCGCAGACCGGTACGCGGCCCGTGGCATGGCTGCTCGATCATGCCGACGTCGATGCGCGCTGGTGCCTCGTGCATGCCACGCATATGGACTGGGACGAACGCCGCCGCCTTGCGGAGAGCGGCGCGGTGGCCGGCATCTGCCCGACCACCGAGGCGAATCTTGGCGACGGCGTGTTCGAGGCCGCGCCCTATCTGGCGCAGCACGGCGCATGGGGCATCGGTTCGGACAGCCATGCGAGCGTGAGCGTGGCCGAGGAGCTGCGCACGTTCGAGTACGGGCAGCGGCTTGGACTGCAGCGGCGCAATGTGCTGGCATCCGGCGCGCATCCGCAGGTGGCGGACCGGTTGTGGCTCGAGGCCGTGGCCGGCGGCGCGCGTGCATCGGGCCGTGCGGTGGCGGGTCTTGCGGTGGGCCAGCAGGCCGATTTCGCGGTGCTCGATGGTGGCAGTGTCGCGCTGGCGGGCCTCGACGGGCCGCAGGCGCTGGCCGTCCACGTGTTCGCCAGCCACGGTCATGAGACACTAGCGGAAATTCGCACCGCCGGCGTCCGCCGCGTGCAGCATGGCGAGCATCCGCTGCAGGCGGAGGCCGGCCCGCTGTTCACCGCCGCGCGCGCGCGTCTGCTGACCGACTGA
- the hutG gene encoding N-formylglutamate deformylase: protein MSFTTDTPAFTLHRGTRPLLVSMPHVGTYLPPSVAARLTDEARTVPDTDWHMDRLYDFARELGASILMATHSRYVIDLNRPPDNANLYPGQDTTGLCPVDTFDKTPIYADGTNGPDDAEIATRRDKIWHPYHTALQQELARLRAEHGTIGLWDAHSIRSVLPRFFEGKLTDFNLGSANGASSDAGLAARMLEIANLVPGHTAVLNGRFKGGYITRQYGNPAGGVHAMQLELAQSAYMIESYPFDYDESRASRVQPAIRKMLETMLQFVESKV, encoded by the coding sequence ATGTCCTTCACCACCGATACCCCCGCTTTCACGCTGCACCGCGGCACACGCCCGCTACTCGTGTCCATGCCGCACGTCGGCACCTACCTGCCGCCGTCCGTGGCCGCGCGCCTGACCGACGAGGCGCGCACCGTGCCCGATACCGACTGGCACATGGACCGACTCTACGATTTCGCGCGCGAGCTCGGCGCATCGATCCTCATGGCCACGCACTCGCGCTATGTGATCGACCTGAATCGCCCGCCCGATAACGCGAACCTGTATCCGGGCCAGGACACCACCGGCCTGTGCCCGGTCGATACGTTCGACAAGACGCCGATCTACGCGGATGGCACCAACGGCCCCGACGATGCCGAGATCGCGACGCGCCGCGACAAGATCTGGCATCCGTACCACACGGCGTTGCAGCAGGAACTGGCGCGGCTGCGCGCGGAGCACGGCACGATCGGCCTCTGGGATGCGCATTCGATCCGTTCGGTGCTGCCGCGCTTCTTCGAAGGCAAGCTGACCGACTTCAATCTGGGATCGGCGAACGGCGCCAGCAGCGATGCGGGCCTAGCCGCGCGCATGCTCGAGATCGCGAACCTCGTGCCGGGCCATACGGCCGTGCTCAATGGGCGCTTCAAGGGGGGCTACATCACGCGGCAGTATGGCAATCCGGCCGGTGGCGTACATGCGATGCAGCTGGAGCTGGCACAGAGCGCGTACATGATCGAGAGCTATCCGTTCGACTACGACGAGTCGCGTGCCTCGCGCGTGCAGCCCGCGATCCGGAAGATGCTGGAGACGATGCTGCAGTTCGTGGAGTCGAAGGTATAA